From one Desulfurobacterium thermolithotrophum DSM 11699 genomic stretch:
- the cbiQ gene encoding cobalt ECF transporter T component CbiQ yields MENKLSQRQTLLHEIDPRVKIIVFLLFAWGIALTPDFKEALLFIPFVGILLIVTGKDALKALKPLLFANTFLIFIVLSMIFTYESPNMLHFGFLSLSIDGLKYGLFLFLKSNEILILMLLLLSTSSVFSIFHALHHLKLPEQLTQLLFFTYRYIYTIKDEYNIMMKAAKCRGFKPKTSIFTYKTFAYILGNLLVRSYRKADKIYKAMLCRGFKGAFPVYSHFSFSTKDIIFALLSTMFFLVVELWKF; encoded by the coding sequence ATGGAAAATAAACTTTCACAGAGACAAACACTTCTTCATGAGATAGATCCAAGAGTAAAAATTATTGTTTTCCTTCTCTTTGCGTGGGGAATTGCCCTCACGCCTGATTTCAAAGAAGCTCTCCTTTTTATACCATTTGTAGGCATTCTGCTGATAGTAACAGGAAAAGACGCCCTTAAAGCACTTAAACCCTTACTTTTTGCAAATACCTTTCTGATTTTTATTGTCTTGAGCATGATTTTTACTTACGAAAGTCCTAACATGCTTCACTTTGGTTTCCTATCTCTATCCATAGACGGTTTAAAGTATGGTCTTTTCCTATTTTTAAAGTCAAACGAAATATTAATCTTAATGCTTTTGCTCCTCTCTACGTCATCTGTTTTTTCCATTTTCCATGCTCTTCACCATCTAAAACTTCCAGAGCAACTTACTCAGTTGTTATTTTTTACCTATAGATACATTTACACTATAAAGGATGAGTACAACATAATGATGAAAGCAGCTAAATGTAGAGGTTTTAAACCAAAAACATCTATTTTTACCTATAAAACTTTTGCCTACATATTGGGAAATCTTTTAGTAAGAAGTTACAGAAAGGCAGATAAAATCTATAAAGCAATGCTTTGCAGAGGTTTTAAAGGAGCATTTCCAGTTTATAGTCACTTTTCTTTTTCAACTAAGGATATAATATTTGCCCTTCTAAGTACGATGTTTTTTCTGGTGGTTGAGCTGTGGAAATTTTGA
- the leuS gene encoding leucine--tRNA ligase, translating to MKYNFKDIEKKWQRVWEERGVFKSKPTGKEKYYVLEMFPYPSGRIHMGHVRNYSIGDVIARFKKMFGYNVIHPMGWDSFGLPAENAAIKSGVHPREWTLSNIEYMKNELKKLGFSYDWEREVTTCMPDYYKWNQWIFLKMLEKGIAYRAKASVNWCPSCQTVLANEQVDEEGRCWRCGSLVEQKEIDSWFLKITDYAEELLQDLELLKGHWPDPVITMQKNWIGKSIGAKVKFETEKGETIEVFTTRPDTLFGVTYVVLAPEHPLTLKLSKGTGQEEVVKAFVEKMKRTEKRKRTTGDLEKEGVFLGVYAIHPLTKEKVPVYTANFVLMDYGTGAVMSVPAHDQRDFEFAKKYGLPIKVVITPEDKELKAEELEEAYTEAGILVNSGKFSGMKSKEAKRAITEELEKVGKGEKAIQYRLRDWNISRQRYWGTPIPVIHCPKCGIVPVPEEELPVKLPENAPLVGEGRSPLERVPEFINVKCPKCGKDAKRDPDTMDTFVDSSWYFLRYCSPKEESLPFKPEDASYWMVVDQYIGGIEHAVLHLLYSRFFTKVLRDLGLFKADENHKQYEFFKKGEPFLNLLTQGMVCKRWISVKNLLKALNLDETSSVGALIKALTGKEVKNDETISSLMKKHHITIGDNAILLLQVEEIRKFVEDHNKLLLDLEKKYGEVSKMSKSKLNVVDPDEMIEKYGADATRLYVLFAAPPESEFEWKTEGIEGAYRFLRRVFQFVVENKDFFNQGLKGEVSKAGKELRRKVHQTLQKVTEELQERFKFNTAIASIMELFNEITRFKVKSDGDKEVLKEAIEKLIIMLSPFTPHISEEMWEITGHKTLLIEESWPEVDESALKVEEVEIPVQVNGKVRGKVTIPIDATEERVKEIALSNEKVQKYTEGKNIVKFIYVKGRLVNIVVK from the coding sequence ATGAAGTACAACTTTAAAGATATAGAAAAGAAATGGCAAAGAGTTTGGGAAGAAAGAGGTGTTTTTAAATCTAAACCTACAGGAAAGGAAAAGTACTACGTCCTTGAAATGTTCCCTTACCCATCAGGTCGTATCCACATGGGACATGTAAGAAATTACTCTATAGGAGATGTAATTGCTCGTTTCAAAAAGATGTTTGGTTATAACGTAATTCATCCAATGGGTTGGGATTCTTTTGGACTTCCTGCTGAGAATGCAGCAATAAAAAGCGGAGTTCATCCAAGAGAGTGGACTCTTAGTAATATCGAGTATATGAAAAATGAACTTAAAAAACTTGGTTTTTCTTATGATTGGGAGAGAGAAGTTACTACTTGTATGCCCGATTATTACAAGTGGAATCAGTGGATATTCTTAAAAATGTTGGAAAAAGGCATTGCTTATAGGGCAAAAGCTTCTGTTAACTGGTGCCCTTCCTGTCAAACAGTTTTAGCAAATGAACAAGTTGATGAAGAAGGAAGGTGTTGGAGATGTGGTAGCTTAGTAGAACAAAAAGAGATAGATAGCTGGTTTTTAAAAATTACAGACTATGCCGAAGAGCTCCTCCAAGATCTTGAACTTCTAAAAGGCCATTGGCCTGATCCAGTTATTACAATGCAAAAGAACTGGATAGGAAAAAGTATAGGTGCAAAAGTTAAATTTGAAACCGAAAAAGGAGAAACTATAGAGGTCTTTACAACAAGACCTGATACACTCTTTGGTGTTACTTACGTTGTTCTTGCTCCAGAACATCCACTTACTTTGAAACTTTCAAAAGGTACGGGACAAGAGGAAGTAGTTAAAGCATTTGTTGAAAAAATGAAAAGAACAGAAAAGAGAAAAAGAACTACGGGCGATCTTGAAAAGGAAGGTGTTTTCTTAGGAGTTTATGCAATTCATCCATTAACAAAAGAAAAAGTTCCTGTTTACACAGCAAACTTTGTTCTCATGGACTACGGAACAGGTGCTGTTATGTCTGTTCCAGCCCACGATCAAAGAGATTTTGAATTTGCTAAAAAATATGGTCTTCCAATAAAAGTAGTTATTACTCCTGAAGACAAAGAATTAAAGGCTGAGGAGCTTGAGGAAGCATACACTGAAGCAGGTATTTTAGTTAATTCTGGAAAATTTAGTGGTATGAAAAGTAAGGAAGCAAAAAGAGCAATAACTGAAGAGCTTGAAAAAGTTGGAAAAGGAGAAAAAGCCATTCAGTATAGACTTAGAGATTGGAATATATCAAGACAAAGATACTGGGGAACTCCTATTCCTGTCATTCACTGTCCAAAGTGCGGTATTGTTCCGGTACCAGAAGAAGAACTTCCTGTAAAACTTCCCGAAAATGCTCCTCTTGTTGGGGAAGGAAGATCTCCTCTTGAAAGAGTCCCTGAGTTTATCAACGTTAAGTGTCCAAAGTGTGGGAAAGATGCAAAAAGAGATCCAGATACTATGGACACGTTTGTTGACTCTTCATGGTACTTCCTTCGTTACTGTTCTCCTAAAGAAGAAAGTCTTCCATTTAAACCAGAAGATGCTTCATACTGGATGGTTGTTGATCAGTATATAGGTGGAATTGAACATGCCGTTCTTCATCTTCTCTATTCAAGGTTTTTTACAAAAGTTTTAAGGGATTTAGGACTATTTAAAGCAGATGAAAACCATAAACAGTATGAATTTTTCAAGAAAGGAGAACCGTTTTTAAACCTTCTTACTCAGGGAATGGTTTGCAAGAGGTGGATTAGTGTTAAAAATCTTTTAAAAGCCCTTAACCTTGATGAAACAAGTTCTGTAGGAGCTCTTATAAAAGCTCTTACAGGAAAAGAAGTGAAAAACGATGAAACTATTAGTTCTCTTATGAAAAAACATCACATAACAATTGGGGACAATGCAATTCTTTTACTTCAAGTAGAAGAAATAAGAAAGTTTGTTGAAGACCATAATAAACTTCTTCTAGACTTAGAAAAGAAGTATGGTGAAGTTTCAAAGATGAGTAAATCTAAGCTTAATGTTGTTGATCCTGACGAAATGATAGAAAAGTATGGAGCTGATGCTACAAGACTTTACGTACTCTTTGCTGCTCCACCAGAGTCAGAATTTGAATGGAAAACAGAAGGCATTGAAGGAGCATACAGGTTCTTAAGAAGGGTATTTCAATTTGTTGTTGAAAACAAAGACTTCTTCAATCAAGGATTAAAAGGAGAAGTATCAAAAGCAGGAAAAGAACTTCGCAGGAAAGTTCATCAAACCCTCCAAAAAGTTACAGAGGAACTCCAGGAAAGGTTTAAGTTTAATACTGCAATAGCTTCTATTATGGAGCTCTTTAACGAGATAACAAGATTTAAGGTAAAATCGGATGGAGATAAAGAAGTTCTTAAAGAAGCTATAGAGAAACTCATAATTATGCTCTCTCCATTTACTCCTCACATTTCAGAGGAAATGTGGGAAATCACAGGACACAAAACACTTCTTATCGAGGAAAGCTGGCCTGAGGTTGATGAATCAGCTTTAAAAGTTGAAGAAGTAGAAATACCTGTTCAAGTAAATGGGAAGGTAAGAGGAAAAGTTACTATTCCTATAGATGCTACTGAAGAAAGAGTAAAAGAAATAGCTCTTTCTAATGAAAAAGTTCAAAAGTACACGGAAGGAAAAAATATTGTTAAATTTATCTATGTAAAAGGAAGGCTTGTTAACATTGTTGTAAAGTGA
- the lptE gene encoding LPS assembly lipoprotein LptE, which yields MRIFFFLLLLFFFSFSCATTNVSQKPQKVEHVYLEPVTNKTPEEGADVIFTKVANDVFYSDSRFKVERTPKPGVTVLVKPSVDSISIYAVGFDKYDRVTEYKMTISTTIKLIRYGFKNPLYTFSISRYDFYDATGAPQEVERKRKECIERIAYQIFRELGEKIAISGEKIENQK from the coding sequence ATGAGGATTTTCTTTTTCCTGCTTTTGCTCTTTTTCTTTTCTTTTTCGTGTGCAACAACTAATGTTTCTCAAAAGCCTCAAAAAGTAGAACATGTGTATCTTGAGCCAGTTACCAACAAAACTCCTGAAGAGGGAGCAGATGTAATATTTACAAAAGTTGCAAATGATGTTTTCTACTCAGACTCAAGATTTAAAGTAGAAAGAACTCCCAAACCTGGAGTCACAGTTTTAGTGAAGCCCTCTGTTGATTCTATATCTATTTATGCTGTAGGTTTTGATAAATATGATAGAGTTACTGAATATAAAATGACAATTTCAACAACGATAAAACTCATAAGATACGGTTTTAAGAATCCTTTGTATACTTTTTCTATATCTCGTTATGACTTTTATGATGCTACCGGAGCTCCACAAGAAGTAGAAAGAAAAAGGAAGGAATGTATAGAACGAATAGCCTATCAAATTTTTCGTGAATTAGGCGAGAAAATTGCCATAAGTGGAGAGAAAATTGAGAATCAAAAATAG
- the cbiM gene encoding cobalt transporter CbiM, whose amino-acid sequence MHISEGILPGWLLVSGWGLTAVGTYLGLRKLENREIPLAALLAATFFIASLIHVPLGPTSVHLVLNGLAGILLGWTVFPVILVGLFLQAILFQFGGITVLGVNTFNMAFPALIAYYLCKGLVKKKDAKNLVIAGVLSAFVAIMGAGILVAVELLFVGEAFKKTAEFVMLAHLPVAIIESIINIFILFFLQKSASEILEGIK is encoded by the coding sequence ATGCACATATCTGAAGGTATCTTACCAGGGTGGCTACTTGTGAGCGGCTGGGGATTAACAGCTGTTGGAACATACTTAGGATTGAGAAAACTTGAAAATAGAGAAATTCCTTTAGCGGCTCTTCTTGCCGCTACTTTTTTTATTGCATCTTTAATTCACGTACCTCTAGGACCAACAAGCGTTCACTTAGTTCTTAACGGACTTGCAGGAATACTTCTTGGTTGGACTGTGTTCCCTGTAATATTAGTTGGACTGTTTCTTCAGGCAATTTTATTTCAGTTTGGCGGTATTACTGTTTTAGGAGTAAATACATTTAATATGGCATTTCCTGCACTAATTGCTTACTACTTGTGTAAGGGATTAGTAAAAAAGAAAGACGCCAAAAATTTAGTTATAGCAGGAGTACTTTCAGCTTTTGTAGCAATTATGGGAGCTGGTATTTTAGTTGCAGTAGAGCTCCTTTTCGTAGGAGAAGCCTTTAAAAAGACAGCGGAGTTTGTAATGTTGGCTCATCTTCCCGTGGCAATTATAGAATCAATAATAAACATCTTTATTCTTTTCTTTCTTCAAAAGTCGGCTTCTGAAATCTTGGAGGGAATCAAATGA
- a CDS encoding bifunctional hydroxymethylpyrimidine kinase/phosphomethylpyrimidine kinase translates to MVDFLLTIAGFDPTGGAGILRDIRVFNHFGFFGTAVITVNTAQNTKGVKLFQFENEELVLKQLDLILEEIQIKGIKIGIPHINRNLNKKIAETISSLKVPVVFDPVISPTFGKDFLKDLKVIEPLISVSSVITPNKREYELLKPLLKNFKGYIALKGIEIKNYVEDRLIKDNEIVKKVKHKKDKLIIRGTGCAFSSALTSLIVKEKLVTKAFLKASNFLEIYRKEHFQKSDMLQGYSTV, encoded by the coding sequence ATGGTTGATTTTCTTTTAACCATTGCGGGTTTTGATCCAACCGGTGGAGCAGGAATTCTTAGAGATATTAGAGTATTTAATCACTTTGGATTTTTCGGTACAGCAGTAATAACTGTGAATACTGCACAAAACACTAAAGGAGTAAAGCTTTTTCAATTTGAAAATGAAGAGCTTGTATTAAAACAACTAGACCTTATTCTTGAAGAAATACAGATAAAAGGAATAAAAATAGGTATTCCTCATATAAACAGGAACCTGAATAAAAAAATAGCTGAGACTATATCCTCTCTAAAAGTTCCAGTCGTTTTTGACCCTGTCATATCTCCAACATTTGGAAAGGATTTTCTTAAAGATTTAAAAGTAATTGAGCCTTTAATATCTGTTTCCTCCGTAATAACTCCAAATAAAAGAGAATACGAACTTCTTAAACCCCTATTAAAAAATTTTAAAGGATACATAGCTTTAAAAGGTATTGAAATAAAAAACTACGTTGAAGATAGACTTATTAAGGATAATGAAATAGTAAAAAAGGTAAAACATAAAAAAGACAAACTAATAATAAGAGGAACAGGATGTGCATTTTCTTCTGCGTTAACTTCTCTGATAGTAAAAGAAAAATTAGTAACTAAGGCTTTTCTGAAAGCATCAAACTTCCTAGAGATTTACAGGAAAGAACATTTTCAAAAGTCTGATATGCTTCAAGGATATTCAACAGTATAA
- a CDS encoding energy-coupling factor ABC transporter ATP-binding protein produces MEILKVENLSVKIEDRYIFKNVNLSLSEGEKIFIVGPNGTGKTTLIETIMGFIKPESGSIYLFRKKIHTENDFYKLRTTIGYIFQNPDDQLFSPTVEEELAFGPLNLGLNRKEIEKRIETVLKNLKIEHLRKRYTHQLSGGEKRIISIASVLTMEPKCLIMDEPSTGLDEKKLAYVVNFLKNTSKAVIVVTHDKELLEKLKWKTYELKDSSLTLLQRAL; encoded by the coding sequence GTGGAAATTTTGAAAGTTGAAAACTTAAGCGTTAAGATTGAAGATAGATATATCTTTAAAAACGTTAATCTTTCTCTATCAGAAGGCGAAAAAATCTTTATTGTAGGGCCAAACGGAACAGGAAAAACTACACTTATTGAAACTATAATGGGATTTATAAAACCAGAATCGGGAAGTATTTATCTATTTAGGAAAAAAATTCATACAGAAAATGATTTTTACAAGTTAAGAACAACAATTGGCTACATTTTTCAAAATCCTGATGACCAGCTATTTTCTCCTACTGTTGAAGAGGAATTGGCTTTTGGTCCTTTAAATCTTGGACTTAATAGAAAAGAGATTGAAAAAAGAATAGAAACTGTTTTAAAAAACTTAAAAATTGAACATCTTAGAAAAAGATATACTCACCAACTATCAGGAGGAGAAAAAAGAATTATCTCAATAGCTTCTGTTCTTACCATGGAACCTAAATGTTTAATTATGGATGAACCGTCAACAGGACTTGACGAAAAAAAGTTAGCATATGTTGTTAATTTTTTAAAAAACACATCAAAAGCTGTTATAGTGGTTACCCACGATAAAGAGCTCTTAGAAAAACTTAAATGGAAAACCTACGAACTTAAAGATAGCAGTCTTACTCTTCTTCAAAGAGCTCTCTAA
- a CDS encoding carboxypeptidase-like regulatory domain-containing protein: MKKIALIIAVMLFSLPAFAHKISAFVDVEGNKVSVMSYFNDGTPVKNGKVEVYDEKTNKLILTGKTNSEGEFSFTVKKPSDYKVVVVAELGHRTTAEIKSSEFGGNSEVAENNGNENIEKKETSQEISQKIENPTINTEELRKIIREELNNQLKPIHQKLLDIDMELSKVSFKDIFAGIGWILGIFGAAALVYSRKQNGK; this comes from the coding sequence ATGAAGAAGATTGCTTTAATTATTGCAGTTATGTTATTTTCCTTACCAGCATTTGCTCATAAAATATCGGCATTTGTGGATGTCGAAGGAAACAAAGTTTCGGTTATGTCCTACTTTAACGATGGAACACCTGTAAAAAATGGTAAGGTAGAAGTTTATGATGAGAAAACAAACAAACTTATTTTAACTGGTAAAACTAACAGCGAAGGAGAATTTTCTTTTACCGTAAAAAAACCTTCAGACTATAAAGTAGTTGTGGTTGCAGAGCTTGGTCATAGAACTACTGCTGAAATAAAGTCGTCAGAGTTTGGCGGAAATTCTGAAGTTGCAGAAAATAATGGAAACGAAAACATAGAAAAAAAAGAAACTTCCCAAGAAATTTCACAAAAGATAGAAAATCCAACCATTAATACAGAAGAATTGAGAAAAATTATTAGAGAGGAACTGAATAATCAGCTTAAACCTATCCACCAAAAACTTTTAGATATTGATATGGAGCTTTCAAAAGTTTCCTTCAAAGACATTTTTGCAGGTATTGGTTGGATTCTTGGTATTTTTGGTGCTGCAGCCTTAGTTTACTCAAGGAAACAAAATGGAAAATAA
- a CDS encoding DUF4198 domain-containing protein, producing the protein MKKVLSTLALLTAMTTAAEAHFVVLKPSSDIVEGNKRIIKLETRFTHPMEGGPNMEYRIINSGAYLNGKKYKINWKEHLIPAMEGSTKKVPMYTATFKIKRPGVYQFFVDPAPYFEPAEGKFIKQITKVYVETFGLEDGWDKPIGLKAEIIPLTRPFGIWEGNTFRGRVFINGKPAANIDVEVEYLNTKGVKVPADPFVTQVIKTDENGYFEYTIPWAGWWGFSAIGEGGMKKYKDGKKYPIELDAVIWVKAYPKPQEVK; encoded by the coding sequence ATGAAAAAAGTACTATCAACACTTGCACTATTAACAGCAATGACTACTGCTGCAGAAGCTCATTTTGTAGTCTTAAAACCAAGTTCAGACATTGTAGAGGGAAACAAAAGAATAATAAAACTTGAAACAAGATTCACTCATCCAATGGAAGGTGGTCCTAATATGGAATACAGAATTATTAATAGTGGAGCTTATCTAAACGGTAAAAAATATAAAATTAACTGGAAAGAACACCTCATTCCTGCTATGGAGGGAAGCACGAAAAAAGTCCCCATGTATACAGCAACTTTTAAAATCAAAAGACCAGGCGTTTACCAGTTTTTTGTTGATCCAGCACCATACTTTGAGCCTGCAGAAGGAAAGTTTATAAAACAGATAACAAAAGTTTATGTTGAGACTTTTGGACTTGAAGATGGATGGGATAAACCAATAGGTTTAAAGGCAGAAATTATTCCTCTCACAAGACCTTTTGGAATCTGGGAAGGTAACACTTTTAGAGGTAGAGTCTTTATAAACGGTAAACCTGCAGCAAACATTGACGTTGAGGTTGAATACTTAAACACTAAAGGAGTAAAAGTTCCAGCAGATCCGTTCGTTACACAGGTTATAAAGACAGACGAAAATGGTTACTTTGAGTATACGATTCCTTGGGCAGGCTGGTGGGGATTTTCGGCAATTGGCGAAGGAGGTATGAAAAAGTATAAAGATGGAAAAAAGTATCCAATAGAGCTTGATGCTGTTATTTGGGTAAAAGCATATCCTAAACCTCAAGAGGTAAAGTAA
- the yedF gene encoding sulfurtransferase-like selenium metabolism protein YedF, producing MSTIIDCKGLACPIPVMKTKEALESIENGTVTVIVDNKASRENVKRFAEKLGCKVKVEEKKGLYYLTITKGKISQMASEETTKGEKSRNYAVLIASSYVGEDPELGKILIKGFIRTFVNADPLPKRIILINTAVKLACKGADSEILEALKTLKEKGVEIICCGTCLDYFSLLDNLEVGIASNAYDVVQALANADSVIRL from the coding sequence ATGTCTACAATTATCGACTGTAAAGGATTGGCCTGTCCTATTCCTGTTATGAAAACGAAAGAAGCTTTAGAGTCCATTGAAAATGGAACAGTAACTGTAATTGTTGATAATAAAGCTTCAAGAGAAAATGTTAAGAGATTTGCAGAAAAATTAGGTTGCAAAGTAAAAGTGGAAGAAAAAAAAGGACTTTACTATCTTACAATAACAAAAGGGAAAATTTCCCAAATGGCCTCCGAAGAGACAACAAAAGGAGAAAAGAGTAGAAACTATGCAGTTCTTATTGCCTCGAGTTATGTTGGAGAAGACCCTGAACTTGGGAAAATCCTGATAAAAGGTTTCATAAGAACGTTCGTAAACGCAGATCCATTACCTAAAAGGATAATTCTCATTAATACAGCTGTAAAGCTTGCCTGCAAAGGCGCAGATTCTGAAATTCTTGAAGCTCTTAAGACACTGAAAGAGAAAGGTGTAGAAATTATCTGCTGTGGAACTTGCCTAGATTATTTTAGTTTACTTGATAACCTTGAAGTCGGAATTGCCTCAAATGCTTATGATGTAGTTCAAGCGTTGGCAAATGCCGATTCTGTTATCCGTCTTTAA
- a CDS encoding outer membrane beta-barrel protein: MKGMLRVVTVLLLFSSLSAKADEEILRQEQKIEDFESQLKEGQCVLTDSKNTQIAISGGISAGYFYTNNPGKEATKNRKSKFVLTNALINLSISPKDYPFSVNLGLGGTATPSLVDNPVDSGPQFDIEYADLSLTPIQNLTLEIGLLQPNAGYEDTYTFNNKNITVGVVASQQPYNAYGARVTYSLNNFDVYGGYYRDRLDNTEYAIEGYSDVDHSYEFGIGGNIFGFDSTLYYYNINGIRSLVGITLEKEFENIYLAIDADYWKWDDNAKKFQNIKDNSAYGISLYVSPKINVNEKVEMPVRLEYVNQGKSKIYVDSEDADNIYTITVTPTYHLTDDIYIRAEGGYVYAQNGFEDNHGQRKDSKYYVSFEVGYAF; encoded by the coding sequence ATGAAAGGAATGCTTAGGGTAGTAACCGTACTACTTCTTTTTTCTTCCCTTTCGGCAAAAGCAGACGAGGAAATCTTAAGACAAGAACAGAAAATAGAAGATTTTGAAAGTCAGTTAAAAGAAGGACAATGTGTGCTAACAGACAGTAAAAACACCCAAATAGCCATATCAGGTGGAATAAGCGCAGGATATTTTTACACGAACAATCCTGGAAAAGAAGCAACAAAGAACAGAAAAAGCAAGTTTGTCTTAACAAATGCTCTTATCAACCTTTCTATATCTCCGAAAGACTATCCTTTCTCTGTAAATCTTGGACTTGGAGGGACAGCAACACCATCTCTTGTTGACAATCCAGTTGATTCAGGTCCTCAGTTTGATATTGAATATGCTGATTTATCACTTACTCCAATTCAAAATTTAACGCTAGAAATTGGTCTGCTTCAGCCAAACGCAGGATACGAAGATACTTATACATTTAACAACAAAAACATTACAGTTGGTGTAGTTGCTTCACAGCAGCCATATAATGCTTATGGGGCAAGAGTAACTTATTCTTTAAACAATTTTGATGTCTATGGTGGTTATTATAGAGATAGGCTAGATAACACTGAGTATGCTATTGAAGGTTACAGTGATGTTGACCATAGTTATGAATTTGGTATAGGAGGAAACATATTTGGTTTTGATTCTACATTGTATTACTATAACATAAATGGAATAAGATCTTTAGTGGGTATTACTTTAGAAAAAGAATTTGAAAACATTTATTTAGCGATTGATGCAGACTACTGGAAATGGGATGACAATGCAAAGAAGTTTCAAAATATAAAAGATAATTCAGCGTATGGTATTTCCCTTTATGTTTCACCAAAAATAAATGTAAATGAAAAGGTAGAGATGCCTGTTAGGTTGGAATACGTTAATCAAGGAAAGAGTAAGATATATGTAGATAGTGAAGATGCTGATAACATATATACAATTACAGTAACTCCTACGTATCACTTAACAGATGATATTTACATTAGAGCTGAAGGTGGTTATGTTTATGCTCAAAATGGATTTGAGGATAACCATGGTCAAAGAAAAGACAGTAAGTATTATGTAAGTTTTGAAGTCGGTTATGCATTTTAA
- a CDS encoding bifunctional nuclease family protein — protein MVEVSVIGITQDKFSGMPIIILGNDEERFAVPIWVGSWEAELLETELLGAVPPRPFPYDLLREVISAFGGNVEKIVINDFDKGIYFAVIEVKRHDGEILRIDARPSDAINLAVRVGAPIYVEREVIEKASIIPLDNCKGEECKKEWERLIRELFEEE, from the coding sequence ATGGTAGAGGTATCTGTAATAGGTATTACTCAGGATAAGTTCAGTGGAATGCCCATAATAATTCTTGGAAATGACGAAGAGCGGTTTGCCGTTCCAATCTGGGTAGGAAGCTGGGAAGCAGAGCTCCTTGAAACAGAGCTCCTTGGAGCAGTTCCGCCAAGGCCCTTTCCATACGACCTACTAAGAGAGGTTATTTCTGCTTTTGGTGGAAATGTAGAAAAAATTGTTATCAATGACTTTGATAAAGGTATCTATTTTGCTGTAATTGAAGTTAAAAGGCACGATGGAGAAATTTTAAGAATTGATGCAAGACCTAGTGATGCTATAAATCTTGCAGTAAGAGTAGGAGCTCCAATATACGTTGAAAGAGAAGTTATAGAAAAGGCTTCTATAATACCACTTGATAATTGTAAGGGAGAAGAATGTAAAAAGGAGTGGGAAAGGTTAATTAGAGAGCTCTTTGAAGAAGAGTAA